The following proteins are encoded in a genomic region of Kosakonia oryzae:
- a CDS encoding efflux RND transporter periplasmic adaptor subunit produces the protein MKSFLSLFGRYALTLSAVAVATLLAFMMWKHYAQIPWTRDGRVRADVVQVAPEVSGPVSSVQVKDNQWVNRGDVLYTIDPRWLKLAVASAQADVEAKRHEMLMRQDAATRRSRLKGVIASEDLQQTDSAANVAVANYHGALAALELAQLNLSHATVRSPVAGYVTHLRLRAGDYATAGETKVAVVDANSFWVVGYFEETKLRHIRVGNSAQIALMGFEPAITGHVESIGHGIGDSNDETGGLGLPDVEPTFSWVRLAQRIPVRIHIDTLPAGIDLVAGLSASVLITP, from the coding sequence ATGAAATCGTTTCTCTCTCTGTTTGGACGCTACGCGCTGACATTAAGCGCAGTGGCGGTGGCAACACTTCTGGCTTTTATGATGTGGAAACATTATGCGCAAATACCCTGGACCCGCGATGGCCGGGTGCGCGCGGATGTGGTGCAGGTTGCGCCGGAGGTTTCCGGGCCGGTGAGCAGTGTGCAAGTCAAAGATAATCAGTGGGTTAATCGTGGCGATGTGCTCTATACCATCGATCCGCGCTGGTTGAAGCTGGCCGTAGCCAGCGCGCAGGCTGACGTTGAGGCAAAACGCCATGAGATGTTAATGCGCCAGGATGCGGCGACAAGACGTTCGCGCCTCAAGGGCGTGATCGCCAGCGAGGATTTACAGCAAACAGACAGTGCGGCGAACGTTGCGGTGGCGAACTACCATGGCGCGCTGGCCGCGCTGGAACTGGCTCAGCTTAATTTATCCCATGCCACCGTGCGCTCGCCGGTTGCCGGCTATGTCACGCATCTGCGGCTTCGCGCTGGCGACTATGCCACCGCTGGCGAAACAAAAGTGGCCGTCGTCGATGCGAACAGTTTCTGGGTTGTGGGTTATTTCGAGGAGACCAAACTGCGCCATATTCGTGTGGGAAACAGTGCGCAGATAGCGTTGATGGGGTTTGAGCCTGCCATTACCGGCCATGTTGAGAGTATCGGGCACGGGATCGGTGACAGCAATGACGAAACGGGCGGGCTTGGCCTGCCGGACGTGGAACCGACATTTAGCTGGGTGCGGCTCGCGCAGCGTATTCCGGTGCGCATTCATATCGACACCTTACCGGCAGGAATTGATCTGGTGGCTGGGTTGTCCGCGAGCGTGTTGATTACGCCATAA
- a CDS encoding transporter substrate-binding domain-containing protein, which yields MSATQPLPKRVIPVGILYSVSGDYAVIGREMLNGILLAIEEINANPAHEFTLAPIIRDPQGSLDLYYDYCHDLLYRHGVRHVIGCYTSAARKTILPLIEGANALLWHSARYEGFESSNSVIYLGATPNQHILPMLSWLLQQQAAEIYHIGSNYVWSWEMDRITREAVIPAGGSVVQSKLLPLGDENVDALIADIIACRPKVLLNTMVGKSAYSFYRAWHQACQQHPWLNEVLKLSLTLCEPEVQLIGAEALEGYLVSASWFQSIDSAANRRFLSSYRQRFGEHVSPSVDSESAWLAGHLLARAIVRHGNADVEGVRNAVLQDEMDSPAGQIRLDADNNHCWLTPHLARCHNGRLESFWQADAAVKPDPWLAWVDLASLTHRGGSA from the coding sequence ATGTCTGCCACTCAGCCGCTGCCTAAACGCGTTATTCCGGTCGGTATTCTCTATTCTGTTTCAGGCGATTATGCGGTTATCGGGCGCGAGATGCTCAACGGCATTCTGCTGGCGATTGAGGAGATAAACGCCAATCCCGCCCATGAATTTACCCTTGCTCCCATAATCCGCGATCCGCAGGGTTCGCTGGATCTCTACTACGACTATTGCCACGACTTGCTCTATCGCCACGGCGTGCGTCACGTGATCGGCTGCTACACGTCTGCGGCGCGTAAAACCATTCTGCCATTGATCGAAGGCGCAAATGCGCTGCTGTGGCACTCCGCGCGCTATGAAGGGTTTGAGAGCAGTAATAGCGTGATTTACCTTGGCGCCACCCCCAATCAGCATATCTTGCCGATGCTCAGTTGGCTGTTACAGCAGCAGGCGGCGGAGATCTATCACATCGGCTCTAACTATGTCTGGTCCTGGGAGATGGATCGCATCACCCGTGAGGCCGTGATCCCTGCAGGCGGCAGCGTGGTGCAGAGTAAATTACTGCCGCTGGGCGACGAAAATGTGGATGCGTTAATCGCTGATATTATCGCCTGCCGCCCGAAAGTGCTCCTGAACACCATGGTTGGCAAAAGCGCCTACAGTTTTTACCGCGCCTGGCACCAGGCCTGTCAGCAGCACCCGTGGTTAAACGAGGTGCTGAAGCTAAGCCTGACACTGTGTGAGCCGGAAGTGCAGTTAATAGGCGCAGAGGCGTTAGAGGGGTATCTGGTCTCTGCAAGCTGGTTTCAGTCGATTGACAGCGCCGCTAACCGGCGTTTTCTGAGCAGCTACCGCCAGCGCTTTGGTGAGCATGTTTCGCCGTCGGTGGACAGTGAGAGCGCCTGGCTGGCCGGACATTTGCTGGCAAGAGCCATTGTGCGCCACGGCAATGCCGACGTTGAAGGCGTGCGCAATGCGGTATTGCAGGACGAGATGGATTCGCCAGCCGGGCAAATTCGCCTCGACGCCGACAATAATCACTGCTGGTTGACTCCACATCTGGCGCGCTGTCACAACGGCAGGCTGGAGAGTTTCTGGCAGGCCGATGCCGCGGTGAAACCCGATCCCTGGCTGGCCTGGGTGGATCTCGCGAGCCTCACGCATCGCGGAGGCAGCGCATGA
- a CDS encoding FUSC family protein, with translation MNKINFCHCRFWRAVSNVFHRADVVMASLTLQNDANALLYAIKSFAAAMLAYYIALSIGLERPSWAIITVYIVSQTSVGASLSRSLYRLAGTVIGAAATVLIVPTFVNMPIVCSVVLTGWITFCLYLSLLERTPRAYAFVLAGYTASLIGFPAVMQPGAIFDTAIVRVQEIMIGILCAALLHRYVLPKRISGLFNSKLSETLRSARQTLADALAGKSDKAANSLHLALALQYLQGVSHHIPYDFALSVPIRHARNALHDKLARLLIVICELRDRLQMIEAMPDDLHKLLGDVQSWLACQDERERKITAETLRLRSEQLTAQQDQHALTLQDAMQASFARHLTEAILLIQQCERLAGAIHHSKPAPEQVQDHPVKGYVFHRDHLAAARTALGAFVIIVSGCLVWIFSAWPDGGTAVSILGVCCTLFGSFDAPAPHIVKYIIGSFWGVLISLIYSFALLPHVTEFSVLVAVFAPAYLLAGSLQARPPTTFMAMGITLTLPVLCELGPHYSGDFAVAVNTAIALFAATGFAVIGMSLLQTVQADAAINRLLKRCRRDIRRCVKGTFKSDETHWTNLMIDRTALLLPRLQRSRQSPAQTLNQMLHYLRIGLGVMHLRRGYSPVGGDTDKAFNELFYLPGNATDAAILRQRIAAMIGLCLPAGQQQSQQFIGRLVDLYCALQEQNGEQVDDQ, from the coding sequence ATGAACAAAATAAACTTCTGTCACTGCCGCTTTTGGCGGGCTGTATCTAACGTGTTCCACCGCGCAGACGTCGTAATGGCTTCATTGACGCTGCAAAATGACGCCAATGCGTTGCTGTATGCCATCAAGAGCTTTGCCGCAGCGATGCTCGCTTATTACATCGCCTTATCGATCGGCCTTGAAAGGCCTTCCTGGGCAATCATTACCGTTTATATTGTTTCGCAGACCTCGGTTGGCGCTTCACTCAGCCGATCCCTTTATCGCCTGGCCGGAACAGTCATTGGTGCTGCGGCGACCGTGTTGATTGTGCCCACGTTTGTGAATATGCCGATCGTGTGCAGCGTGGTGCTGACCGGCTGGATCACTTTCTGCCTTTACTTATCGCTGCTTGAACGCACACCCCGCGCTTACGCTTTTGTTTTAGCGGGTTACACCGCGAGCCTGATTGGTTTTCCTGCGGTAATGCAGCCCGGCGCGATTTTTGACACCGCCATCGTTCGGGTGCAGGAGATCATGATTGGCATCCTCTGCGCGGCACTTCTTCACCGCTATGTGCTGCCAAAACGGATATCCGGGCTGTTCAACAGCAAATTATCGGAAACGCTGCGCTCGGCGCGACAAACGCTTGCCGACGCGTTAGCAGGTAAATCCGATAAGGCGGCAAATAGCCTGCATCTGGCGCTGGCGTTGCAATATCTTCAGGGCGTCAGCCACCACATTCCCTATGACTTCGCCCTCTCCGTACCGATCCGCCACGCCAGAAATGCCCTGCATGACAAGCTGGCCCGATTGTTAATTGTGATCTGCGAATTACGCGATCGCCTGCAGATGATTGAGGCGATGCCGGACGATCTGCACAAGCTGCTGGGTGATGTTCAGAGCTGGCTCGCCTGTCAGGATGAGCGGGAACGAAAAATCACGGCAGAGACGCTAAGACTACGCAGCGAGCAGTTAACGGCGCAGCAGGATCAGCACGCGCTAACGTTGCAAGATGCCATGCAAGCGAGCTTTGCCCGTCATCTGACAGAAGCGATCCTCCTTATACAGCAATGCGAGCGGCTTGCCGGGGCCATCCATCATTCGAAACCCGCGCCAGAGCAGGTGCAAGACCATCCGGTGAAAGGCTACGTTTTCCATCGCGATCATCTTGCGGCTGCACGCACTGCGCTGGGGGCATTCGTGATAATCGTGAGCGGCTGTCTGGTGTGGATTTTCTCAGCCTGGCCTGATGGCGGCACGGCAGTGTCTATCCTTGGCGTCTGCTGCACCTTGTTTGGCAGTTTCGATGCGCCGGCTCCGCATATTGTGAAATACATTATTGGTTCCTTCTGGGGCGTATTGATAAGCCTGATCTACAGCTTTGCCCTTCTTCCACATGTCACTGAATTCAGTGTGCTGGTCGCGGTGTTTGCACCAGCCTATCTGCTGGCCGGATCGCTCCAGGCGCGGCCGCCCACCACGTTTATGGCTATGGGGATCACCCTCACGCTGCCGGTGTTGTGCGAGTTAGGTCCCCACTACAGCGGAGACTTCGCCGTGGCTGTTAACACCGCCATCGCTTTATTTGCCGCGACAGGTTTTGCCGTGATCGGTATGAGCTTGCTGCAAACCGTGCAGGCAGACGCGGCGATAAACCGTCTGCTGAAGCGTTGCCGTCGCGATATACGACGCTGCGTGAAAGGGACGTTTAAATCCGATGAGACGCACTGGACCAATTTAATGATCGACAGGACCGCCTTGTTACTTCCGCGCTTGCAGCGGAGCAGGCAATCGCCCGCGCAGACGCTTAACCAGATGCTGCACTATCTGCGGATTGGCCTCGGCGTGATGCATTTGCGCCGTGGTTATTCCCCGGTGGGAGGCGATACGGATAAAGCCTTCAATGAGCTGTTTTACCTGCCTGGCAACGCAACAGATGCCGCTATTTTGCGCCAGCGTATTGCCGCAATGATTGGCCTCTGTTTGCCTGCCGGGCAGCAACAATCGCAGCAATTCATTGGCAGGTTGGTTGATTTGTACTGTGCATTGCAGGAGCAGAACGGGGAGCAAGTCGATGATCAATGA
- a CDS encoding purine-cytosine permease family protein: MSKLKAWFQGPQDITEAEAVEDYAVGRVPSHYRWPIPAIILVLLGNSTAMFWFSLGADMSYQVGWPMLLLPIGYMVVFATIIGSCIMKMASKEGLSLNLMTRGLGFGYMGSAFTSLIYAVNFIFYFLFEGTIVSHAIANYAGVPVNSFTGIAIFALMGLAAIWFVWKGMSSMQFLQTWGVPIFIVLFGFCIWQLTHHYPAVSFSGWQPKGEIDSNALWLVMNMANGQIVFQGLMATDYGRFARPGISHKGTATIMLGMLIPIVVVMLFGAFMAYTLMPHIQGADVWSLALDPGFVFPLIIGLTGVLFAVITQIRINVLNLYSGSIALSNTMDMAFNYRPGRQWWMLLVWLLGVVFYICNILQYTGTFLSITGILTNTWVFIILADYFICRKVLHLAPSDFVEFRKEYLRMWNPSGVIALCVAVAIGAAGVLGLYPMVYASFIAMLVGPVLHVAISVATRGSYYFKTFPEDMQTNWKPSDAYQGPKPVFNPLLSKEAE, from the coding sequence ATGAGCAAGTTAAAAGCATGGTTTCAGGGTCCACAAGATATCACTGAAGCAGAAGCCGTTGAGGATTACGCAGTTGGCCGCGTGCCGTCGCACTATCGCTGGCCAATTCCGGCCATTATTCTGGTGCTGCTCGGCAACTCGACCGCCATGTTCTGGTTCAGCCTTGGCGCGGACATGAGCTATCAGGTCGGCTGGCCCATGTTGCTGCTGCCGATTGGTTATATGGTGGTGTTCGCCACCATCATTGGCTCCTGCATCATGAAGATGGCGAGCAAAGAGGGACTTTCACTCAATCTGATGACGCGCGGGTTGGGATTCGGCTATATGGGATCGGCCTTCACGTCGCTGATTTACGCCGTCAATTTCATCTTCTATTTCCTGTTCGAAGGCACCATTGTTTCTCACGCCATCGCCAACTATGCGGGCGTGCCGGTCAACTCGTTTACCGGCATCGCCATCTTTGCGCTGATGGGGCTGGCCGCCATCTGGTTTGTCTGGAAAGGCATGTCATCCATGCAATTTCTGCAAACCTGGGGCGTTCCCATTTTCATTGTGCTGTTTGGCTTCTGTATCTGGCAATTAACCCACCACTATCCGGCGGTTAGCTTCAGCGGTTGGCAGCCAAAAGGGGAGATCGACAGTAACGCCCTGTGGCTGGTGATGAATATGGCCAACGGGCAGATTGTCTTTCAGGGATTGATGGCTACTGATTACGGTCGTTTTGCCCGTCCGGGTATTAGCCATAAAGGCACTGCCACCATCATGCTGGGGATGCTGATCCCGATTGTGGTGGTTATGCTGTTTGGCGCGTTTATGGCCTACACCTTGATGCCGCATATTCAGGGCGCAGATGTCTGGTCGCTGGCGCTCGATCCGGGCTTCGTCTTCCCGCTGATTATTGGTCTGACCGGCGTGTTATTTGCGGTGATTACCCAGATCCGCATTAACGTGCTCAATCTCTACTCGGGGTCGATTGCACTGTCGAATACCATGGATATGGCGTTTAACTATCGCCCGGGACGTCAGTGGTGGATGTTGCTGGTCTGGTTGCTCGGCGTAGTTTTCTACATCTGCAATATCTTGCAATATACCGGCACTTTCCTCTCCATTACCGGCATTCTCACCAACACCTGGGTGTTTATTATCCTTGCGGATTACTTTATCTGCCGCAAAGTGCTGCACCTTGCGCCATCCGATTTTGTGGAGTTCCGCAAAGAGTATCTGCGGATGTGGAATCCGTCCGGCGTGATTGCGCTGTGCGTTGCGGTTGCCATAGGTGCGGCTGGCGTGTTGGGCCTGTATCCGATGGTGTACGCCTCGTTTATCGCCATGCTGGTTGGCCCGGTGCTGCACGTTGCTATCAGCGTGGCCACTCGCGGCAGCTATTACTTCAAAACCTTCCCTGAGGACATGCAAACCAACTGGAAACCTTCTGATGCTTATCAGGGGCCGAAACCGGTATTTAATCCGTTACTGAGCAAGGAGGCAGAATAA
- a CDS encoding ANTAR domain-containing response regulator, translating into MSRKNVQMRGLKVCVIGCSDRDNHHLAQQFSRIGIEGLFCAAFPDESQLAEQQLLVFDGDNSTLFNPTNLLPWPALPKIALTAIETPSRLQWIAEQKIDSYMRKPVRFDGVMTAFTLALNHAAHINQLEAQLRRQEERLRARKFLFSAQLRVMHALRLEEDDAYSLLRRASMAQHMTIENLSCELLNDTEFWLNRLKSLLAE; encoded by the coding sequence ATGAGCCGAAAAAATGTGCAGATGCGCGGATTAAAAGTGTGTGTGATCGGCTGTTCCGATCGTGATAACCACCATCTGGCGCAGCAGTTTAGCCGCATAGGCATTGAGGGGCTGTTTTGTGCGGCGTTTCCTGACGAGAGCCAACTGGCTGAGCAGCAGTTGCTGGTGTTCGACGGCGATAACTCGACCCTGTTTAACCCCACGAACCTGCTCCCCTGGCCCGCGCTGCCAAAGATTGCGCTTACCGCCATTGAAACGCCATCGCGTTTACAGTGGATTGCCGAGCAGAAGATCGACAGCTATATGCGTAAACCGGTACGTTTTGATGGTGTGATGACCGCCTTTACGCTGGCGCTTAATCATGCCGCGCACATCAACCAGCTCGAAGCGCAACTCAGGCGGCAGGAGGAGCGGCTGCGAGCGCGTAAATTTTTGTTTTCCGCGCAACTGCGGGTTATGCACGCGCTACGGCTGGAAGAAGACGATGCCTACAGCTTGCTGCGCCGCGCCTCAATGGCGCAACACATGACCATTGAAAACCTCAGTTGCGAGTTGCTGAACGACACGGAATTCTGGCTCAACCGGTTGAAATCACTGCTGGCGGAATAG
- a CDS encoding lysozyme inhibitor LprI family protein, with product MKKIILAGLLCCISQMGHSASFNCEKAAGFVELTICSTPALSGMDSQLNALYNQLLQQQPENKALLHKSQLSWLKDIRNKATTIESLQTAYQSRIQDLQTLLGNNTAAVQAKPDPAPVAPQPAPVAAKSELETKAEAGDIAAQAAWGIELSKGTAQQKSEAIHWLESAAAQKNPAAMQRLGFLYTYGKSVTRDVDKGVALTRAAAEANDANAQIDLGYNYANGIGVEKDYQQALAWYEKAKANGSPLAERNIAAIKSNMEEEAKYRNGYTAIVTCGPVTAPGYVDNCFNDSDLKITKDNITTLYNMSSGNFPSAAGEAFSDGLHIKLPESFSVYAQNSMDNDVLMVKIVKNDSGKVVFQDQASKYGVISVRN from the coding sequence ATGAAGAAAATCATTCTGGCGGGTCTGCTGTGCTGTATTTCGCAAATGGGCCACAGTGCTTCGTTTAATTGTGAGAAAGCCGCAGGTTTTGTCGAACTTACCATTTGCTCCACGCCCGCGCTCTCCGGGATGGACAGCCAGCTTAACGCGCTCTATAACCAGCTACTTCAGCAGCAGCCGGAAAATAAAGCCCTGCTGCATAAATCCCAGTTGTCATGGCTGAAAGATATTCGCAATAAGGCAACGACCATTGAGTCACTGCAAACGGCGTATCAGTCACGCATTCAGGATCTGCAAACGCTGCTGGGTAACAACACTGCAGCCGTGCAGGCGAAACCCGATCCTGCGCCGGTTGCCCCGCAGCCCGCACCGGTTGCCGCCAAATCGGAACTTGAAACGAAAGCTGAAGCGGGCGATATCGCTGCGCAAGCCGCATGGGGAATCGAGCTCAGCAAAGGCACGGCGCAGCAAAAAAGCGAAGCCATTCACTGGCTGGAATCCGCAGCGGCGCAAAAAAATCCGGCGGCCATGCAGCGGTTGGGTTTTCTCTATACCTACGGGAAAAGCGTTACCCGGGATGTTGATAAAGGCGTGGCGTTAACCCGCGCAGCAGCCGAAGCCAACGATGCGAACGCGCAAATTGATTTGGGTTACAACTATGCCAACGGGATTGGCGTTGAAAAGGATTATCAGCAAGCGCTGGCGTGGTATGAAAAGGCAAAAGCCAATGGCAGCCCTTTAGCAGAGAGAAATATCGCGGCGATAAAATCCAATATGGAAGAAGAGGCCAAATACCGCAATGGCTATACCGCAATCGTGACCTGCGGCCCGGTTACCGCGCCGGGATACGTTGATAACTGCTTTAACGACAGCGACCTGAAAATCACCAAAGACAATATCACCACGCTTTATAACATGAGCAGCGGCAACTTCCCCAGCGCGGCCGGGGAAGCGTTCTCCGACGGATTACATATCAAATTGCCGGAAAGCTTTAGCGTCTATGCGCAAAACAGCATGGATAACGATGTGTTAATGGTGAAGATTGTCAAAAATGACAGCGGTAAAGTGGTGTTCCAGGATCAAGCGTCAAAATACGGCGTGATTAGCGTCAGAAACTAA
- a CDS encoding nitrilase-related carbon-nitrogen hydrolase — protein sequence MRINVATIQFEPTQFRKEENVTRLLALATQAARDGARLIVMPEMATTGYCWLDRAEVAPYVETADGATSQAFAAVAREFNCFLVFGMPERDPVTDLYYNSAVLVGPQGVIGVHRKTHPYISEPKWAANGDSGHQVFHTEIGNIALLICMDIHFIETARLVALGGAQIICHISNWLAERTPAPYWLTRGWENGCALIESNRWGWERGVQFSGGSCIVDSHGNLLASCDSGDRVLSAELPLPEENPQLNKRRPELYQRLMTNTFQWNPKDFFGLYGRNPLPDGKASRIAVAQFRPQNDVDANLSQIRHWAEQAKLGGAELLVLPERALTGGDGSRYALTLDDAPVQALIALAMELDIALLAGFAEREGEQCYNSAVLVSSGGLSAHYRQIHVSEQDRQWACAGNQWVTCDLPCGRVGILLGEDLLVPEAARILALEGCDIIACPAQLDTPAPLAHAGTAIPHVWPIPRGADPYHWLLPRVRAGENNVWLAFANWPAAEGESVGLSGVFGPDTFAFPRKEAKATGAKGLAVLDISTGSAGTTYPDHVVRRKDLVLMRQPHYYTALVAQPPR from the coding sequence ATGCGCATCAACGTTGCAACCATCCAGTTTGAACCAACGCAGTTCAGAAAAGAGGAGAACGTCACGCGTCTGCTGGCATTAGCAACCCAGGCCGCGCGTGATGGAGCGCGCTTAATCGTTATGCCGGAAATGGCGACCACCGGCTATTGTTGGCTGGATCGCGCGGAAGTCGCCCCTTATGTAGAAACGGCAGACGGCGCCACCAGCCAGGCATTTGCTGCCGTTGCGCGCGAGTTTAACTGCTTTTTGGTCTTTGGCATGCCGGAGCGGGATCCGGTAACTGACCTTTACTATAACAGCGCCGTTCTGGTCGGGCCGCAGGGGGTGATTGGCGTCCACCGTAAAACGCACCCTTATATCTCGGAACCGAAATGGGCGGCTAACGGCGATAGCGGACATCAGGTCTTTCACACGGAGATCGGCAATATCGCGCTGTTGATCTGCATGGATATTCACTTTATTGAAACTGCCCGGCTGGTTGCGCTGGGCGGCGCGCAAATTATCTGCCACATCAGCAACTGGCTGGCCGAGCGTACGCCTGCGCCTTACTGGCTCACGCGCGGTTGGGAGAACGGCTGCGCGCTGATCGAAAGTAACCGCTGGGGCTGGGAGCGGGGCGTGCAGTTCAGCGGCGGTAGCTGCATTGTGGATAGCCACGGGAATTTGCTGGCCAGTTGTGACAGCGGCGATCGGGTACTCAGCGCTGAATTACCCCTGCCTGAGGAGAATCCGCAACTGAATAAGCGTCGGCCTGAGCTGTATCAGCGTTTGATGACCAACACTTTCCAGTGGAATCCAAAGGACTTTTTTGGCTTATACGGGCGTAACCCACTGCCCGATGGCAAAGCGTCCCGTATTGCGGTGGCACAGTTTCGCCCGCAAAACGATGTTGATGCCAATCTGTCGCAGATTCGCCACTGGGCTGAACAGGCGAAATTGGGCGGCGCAGAACTGCTGGTATTGCCGGAACGCGCGCTGACCGGTGGTGACGGTAGCCGCTACGCGTTGACGCTGGATGATGCGCCTGTACAAGCGCTGATCGCGCTGGCGATGGAACTGGATATCGCGCTGCTTGCGGGGTTCGCCGAGCGGGAAGGGGAGCAGTGCTATAACAGTGCGGTGCTGGTGAGCAGTGGCGGGTTGAGTGCGCACTACCGGCAGATTCATGTCAGCGAACAGGATCGGCAATGGGCCTGCGCAGGCAATCAGTGGGTGACCTGCGATCTGCCCTGCGGGCGGGTCGGTATTTTGCTGGGCGAAGATCTGCTGGTGCCGGAAGCCGCACGGATTCTGGCGCTGGAAGGCTGCGACATCATCGCGTGCCCGGCGCAGCTTGATACACCTGCGCCATTGGCGCACGCGGGCACGGCGATCCCCCATGTCTGGCCGATTCCGCGCGGTGCCGATCCTTACCACTGGCTGCTGCCGCGCGTTCGCGCGGGTGAGAATAATGTCTGGCTGGCTTTTGCCAACTGGCCAGCCGCTGAAGGAGAAAGCGTTGGCCTGAGCGGGGTATTCGGCCCGGATACCTTTGCCTTTCCGCGTAAAGAAGCGAAAGCCACAGGCGCGAAAGGGCTGGCGGTGCTGGATATCTCCACGGGTTCAGCCGGTACCACCTACCCCGATCATGTGGTAAGACGTAAAGACCTGGTGCTGATGCGTCAGCCGCATTACTACACGGCGCTGGTTGCTCAACCACCGCGATGA
- a CDS encoding helix-turn-helix domain-containing protein, translating into MNHRKELIINVIAWINRNIQSPMKIDDVAARSGYSKWHLQRLFFAETGQNLGQFIRERKLSLIAEQLITSNESLINLAMKYGFDSQQSLTRAFHKKYQLPPHKYRKTFFRQPFDDLHTDVKPRK; encoded by the coding sequence ATGAATCACAGAAAAGAACTTATCATCAACGTAATCGCGTGGATTAATCGCAATATCCAGTCGCCAATGAAAATTGATGATGTCGCAGCCAGATCCGGCTATTCAAAATGGCACTTACAGCGACTGTTTTTTGCGGAAACGGGCCAGAATCTGGGGCAGTTTATCAGGGAGAGAAAGCTAAGTTTAATTGCCGAGCAATTAATTACCTCCAATGAGTCATTAATCAATCTGGCCATGAAATATGGCTTTGATTCTCAGCAATCATTAACCCGGGCGTTTCACAAAAAATATCAACTGCCGCCGCATAAATACAGAAAGACATTTTTCCGCCAGCCTTTTGATGATTTACATACCGACGTAAAACCACGGAAATAA
- a CDS encoding alkene reductase, which yields MNALFTPVTAGKLRLQHRVVMAPTTRMRTDNGGVPGDLMVEYYRQRASRGGLLIAEATAISPFANAYADAPGIFNPAQQAGWKRVVDAVHEQGGQVVLQLWHPGRQSLPELSEGQDPVAPSALIARDTYGMVKNEDGTYEGKLFPEPRALEEREIVGIIAAFGLAAKRAKAAGFDGVELHAANGYLPEQFLLDGTNLRRDKWGGSLANRTRFLLQVVAALTDVWGAGRVAVRISPSGIYGDMRDSDPAATFRYLAEKLNDAALAYLHIIEPRIVGPEDRDSGYYAEPVASHQLRAFYHGTIIAAGGFKPEAAEQMLASKDADLIAFGRLFTANPDLPARIQYGYPLTPYQRETFFGGNERGYIDFPAWQR from the coding sequence ATGAACGCATTATTTACCCCTGTTACGGCAGGAAAACTCCGTCTTCAACATCGTGTTGTCATGGCGCCGACCACGCGGATGCGCACGGATAATGGCGGTGTACCCGGAGATTTAATGGTCGAGTATTATCGCCAGCGCGCCAGCCGGGGAGGCCTGCTTATTGCGGAAGCGACGGCGATTTCACCTTTCGCGAATGCGTATGCTGATGCCCCAGGTATTTTTAATCCTGCACAACAGGCGGGATGGAAACGTGTTGTTGATGCGGTGCATGAACAAGGTGGGCAGGTTGTGTTGCAACTTTGGCACCCAGGACGCCAGTCCTTGCCGGAACTCTCCGAAGGGCAGGATCCGGTCGCGCCCTCTGCACTGATAGCGCGGGATACCTACGGCATGGTCAAAAATGAAGATGGAACCTATGAAGGGAAACTGTTCCCTGAACCCAGGGCGCTTGAAGAGCGTGAAATTGTCGGCATCATTGCGGCGTTCGGGCTTGCGGCGAAACGCGCGAAAGCTGCTGGTTTCGATGGCGTTGAACTCCATGCGGCGAACGGCTATCTGCCGGAGCAATTTCTGCTGGATGGCACTAACTTACGCCGGGATAAATGGGGCGGAAGCCTGGCAAACCGAACGCGTTTTTTACTGCAGGTTGTGGCTGCGCTAACAGATGTTTGGGGGGCAGGGCGCGTCGCGGTGCGTATTTCGCCCAGTGGCATTTATGGCGATATGCGTGACAGCGATCCGGCGGCTACATTCCGTTATTTGGCCGAAAAGCTGAATGATGCGGCTCTGGCTTACCTGCATATTATTGAGCCTCGCATTGTGGGCCCGGAAGATCGTGACAGTGGCTATTATGCTGAACCTGTTGCCAGCCATCAGTTACGCGCGTTTTACCACGGCACGATTATCGCCGCTGGCGGTTTCAAACCCGAAGCAGCGGAGCAGATGCTGGCCTCGAAGGATGCCGATTTAATTGCATTTGGCCGCTTATTTACCGCTAACCCGGATTTGCCTGCACGTATTCAATATGGTTACCCGTTAACGCCTTATCAACGCGAAACGTTTTTTGGTGGTAATGAGCGCGGTTATATTGATTTCCCCGCCTGGCAGCGGTGA
- a CDS encoding DUF1656 domain-containing protein: protein MINDMNIGGVFFPGLLIVALLALVFTLLCVPLFSFSRLYRRLPYRPLMGFSIYIVTFSLLIQGLNALGWLSV from the coding sequence ATGATCAATGACATGAATATTGGCGGTGTCTTTTTCCCCGGGCTGCTGATCGTCGCGCTGCTGGCCCTGGTCTTTACCTTGCTGTGCGTGCCGCTTTTCTCTTTCAGCAGGCTTTACCGGCGTTTGCCTTATCGCCCGCTGATGGGGTTCTCAATCTATATCGTTACCTTTTCCCTGCTTATCCAGGGGCTGAATGCGCTGGGGTGGTTATCCGTATGA